The Euleptes europaea isolate rEulEur1 chromosome 9, rEulEur1.hap1, whole genome shotgun sequence nucleotide sequence TGGCTTGCTTCTGCTTTTCCTCTATCTTCTGCCGCAGAGGGATCAGGACCAGCTCCACCACTCCAGGTGAGCACTGAGCGATCTTCCGGATCACATCTTCTGGGATGGAGAAGTTCAGCTTGTTCAGCACTTTCCTACAAAAGCCAGAACATTAAAGAATACAGATCCCGTCCCCCAAGGCAAACTGGGTCGTCTGCAGCCCACGCTGCCTGCTGGATGCCTAGCTCTGGGCATATCTCAGGCCTGTGAAGTATCTGACAActcactaggtttgccagctatgggtagggaaattcctgaagatttaagGACAgaacttggggagggcagggttggggaggaagttcagtggggtataatgccataaagtccaccttccaaagtggccattttctccaggggggctgatctctgttgcatggaggtcagttgtcattccaggacatctccagccgccacctggagcctggaaaccctacaacTCACCCAAGTCATTGAGAGCTGCAAGAAAATGGGAAAGGATTTCCCTGCAGAGCTGAAGAGACTCTGAAGGTCTTTCAAAATGCAGCTGTAGCAAAAAGTGGTAAGATCCACAGAGAAGAGAGTCGGCCACAGGGGTACTTGGGCTTCGGGACCAAAATTCAAATACCAATTTGAGCGGTCCATTATCAGGCAGAACCCCCACCCCTGAACCGGACCAAAATTCACACACCAGTTCGGGGGTGCATTATCAGGCAGAACCCTCACCCCCAAACTGGCATATATCTTCTGGCAAGAGAACCTTCCCTTCAAAATTCCACttctttattgattgattgatttgctttatttatatccagcctttctctccaatgtgaGGTGTGTTAGGTTGAGAGTGACTacctaccccaaggtcacccagcaaacttccacggcaggagtggggattcgaaccagggtttcccagatcctagttcgacactttaactactccaccacactggctcccttgaaAATTTACAGTTGCTGAATCTACAGCAATGCTGGATTTCCAGTTCAGAATCCTCCTCTGTGATACAAACCTGTTCAGATGTCCCCAGTTTGACAGTTTCTGCTGGGTAGAATTAGCCGGGACGTAATTGTGCATTTCGACCATTTTAGGGAAGTAAAATTTCACCACTTCCGCAGCCAGGACTGGAtgggaaacaaaaagaaacaagggAGCTAATTATGGCCCCACCCACAGAAAGGAGCTGCCAGCCACGCCCTGCCTTAGACGCCTCTCCTTTCCAACCCATCTTCATACAGGCTTCATCTACTGCAGCTGGAAAAGGCAAAACTTAGATCCCCCTGACATGGACCTCCCAGTGTGGCTACTTCTGCTTCATCCAGAGTTTCTTCAATTATACCCTAAGTAGCTTATgttgttctcccctccatttatcctgacaacagccctgtgaagtaggtgaggcagagaatgtgtgactggcacaaggtcacccactgagcttccatggtagagcagaGATGTGAACTTGGGCCTAGCcggacactttaaccactacagcacactggcttattagggttgccaacctccaggtggtaactggagatctcctgggattacaactgacctccaggtgacagatatcagttcacccagagaaaactgccactttggaatgtggactctatggcattgtactccactgaagtccctcctctccccaaactctgcccccctcaggctccacccccccaaatctccagatatttcccaacccagagctggcaccctacTCAATGTAGTTCAGGTTCCAGGCCATGTAAGCAATGGACTTCCAAAAACCAGACTGAGGAAAATGAGGAAGGAGTAGAATCAATGGATGACATCCTGTCAGACTGTAGGGTGACAAAAATCACATGTTGGAACAGGCCTCCTTGGTTAAAAAGCTCCCCACAAATGGAAAACTAGcacaaaaagaaaggaaaggaaggtggaAGCATTCTCCTTTGCTGCCCTCGTTTTCTGCCTGCAGGGAGATCTTGATGCAGCGGATCATCCAGAACCATAAACCACCCCTTGCGGTCTGCAATCCATTCCACCACCACATTCTCTTGCCTGAATAAACATACCTGGGATTCCAGCTCAGGGCGGGAGGAGGTGGACAGCTACCCCAGGcacgggggttggggaggggggcggaggcacgggggggggggcacagttgCCAGCTTCTTGAAGAAGCTCCCAGGAGCGCCACAGCTGGCTCGGCCAAGTGTAAAAAACGCTGGCAGGCTGGAGAAGGGTGCAGTTTGTGAAACTTGCCCAGAGTGGAAAAGtaccttgttagggttgccagatcctctttggccactggcaggggtggggtggggaggtaggattgccagatccaggctgggaaactcctggagatttggggatggagcctggggagggcagggacctcagtggggtacaataccagagagtccaccctcctcagcatccattttctccaaggaatagaattttttccttcaggccagttggcaaccctatccatggttcTCCACTCCTAAATTTTAGCCTCACAGtaaccctgaaaggtaggttgggctgagagagaccaACTACACCAAAATTACTTTGTAGcaatgtggggatttgaatccaggtcttccaGGTACTAGGCTAATAGTCTATCCACTGCCTGTCACTACTAGACTACGCTGCCTTTCTGAATTTAATGCAGCTTGGGTAAGCACACCCCTGTGTCTGCATGGCAAGGAAAGTTTCACATGTAGCAACACTAATAAGTGGGGAGGGAtcagtttgagagccagcatggtgaagtggtttgagtatcagacgaggatctgggagaaccaagttcgaatccccattctgctgtggaagctcactgggtgaccttgggccagtcacatgctctcagcctaacctacctcacagggttgttgtgaggaggaaatggaggagaggtatacgagctgctttgggggcccattctggagaaaggtggggtataaatgcagcaaagaaataaacatggggataaaggaggggtataaatgaagcaagtccATAAATGAATACATGTGCATTGCAGCCCCTGCCCCAAGGAGTTTCCAATCTAAATTCCACACAAGGCagggaagtagagttgccagctctggattgagaaattcctggagattttgggggtggagcctggggaatcacagaaccatagagctgcaagggaccaccaggttcatctagtccaaccccctgcacaatgcaggaaattcataactccctcccccaggtggagtttgttttatatataACCATTATGGAGTCCAAAACAGTCATTGTCTCCAGGGCAAGTGATctttgcagcctggagatcagttgtaattccgggggatctccagccaccacctggaggttgaggagctcagtacaggagcgagaaaaatttaaacaaagtgcaaaaatattgtcgaaggctttcacggtcagagttcattggttcttgtaggttatccgggctgtgtaaccgtggtcttggaattttctttcctgacgtttcgccagcaactgtggcaggcatcttcagaggagtaacactgaaggacagtgtctctcagtgtcaagggtgtaggaagagtaatatatagtcagaaaggggttgggtttgagcggagtattgtcctgcaaaagtaatgtgctaatcattgtcctgtaagtatcaagatacttacaggacaatgattagcacattacctttgttactttttgcaggacaatgattcagctcaaacccaacccctttctgactatatattactcttcctacacacttgacactgagagacactgtccttcagtgttcctcctctgaagatgcctgccacagttgctggtgaaacgtcaggaaagaaaattccaagaccgcggttacacagcccggataacctacaagaaccaaagtgcaaaaatgtttataagctactacatggATATAGAGACAATACAAGACAATGTACACAAAGAGTCCTACAAAAGCTctatataaatatacaaatgtacaaaagGAGTAATTTTTCAAAGATAgatatcatgtagtaagatagaaACCATCCTAAACTGGTGGTTTCTATCCTACTACACGATATCTaccttcaaaagaagaatttgtactcataccTGAGACAACCTTGAAAAATTACTCCTTTTGTACTTTTGTAGATTTATATACAGCTTTTGTAGGACGCTTTGTGTACGTTGTCTTGTGTTGTCTCTATATCCATGGagtagcttataaacatttttgcactttgtgtacATTATtctcgcccctgtactgattccCAAGTCTCCCGATACCTGTACGGCGGTGTCTATTGTTttctcccaccacctggaggttggcaaccctaggagggagacAGAGCAAGGAcacaacttcccttcctctcggCCATGcgaccctcccccacccccccaccccccacccccacgcccCGGCCAGACCCCCTCCCCAGGCCttcagagccccctccccccccacacctccatcgCTGAAGTCGCGGGCGATGTTCCTCTTGGGGCGAGAGAGAGGGATGGCGTCCACCCAGCTGTACaggtcctgcagggcctcctCGTCCAGCTCCCCGTGGGCCATGGCTGACGGGGCCTGCCGGGGCCACCGCCTCTAAGTCCCCCCCTGAGCTGGCGCCGAAAGCCCTGCGCCTCCCTGCTGGCCGACAGGGCTGGGCGCGGCCATATTGTTTGCACGCGCTGCCATGGCAACGGCACCGCGCGGCCCCACAGGTGCGGCGGGGCCAAGAGCATGCTGGGAATGGTAGTTCCGCCGAGCCCTAGCAACGGCCGTGGCAACAGCAGGGTTGCTTGGCGACAGCTGCATCCTAGCAGCACTGACATTGCCAtcctagaaaagggcaagagtccaggggcaccttaaagactaacacagatattttctggcagggtaggagctttcgtgagccgcaggctcacttcttcagatacagctagaatgtgaatccatctgtctttcattcacagcgggtagccgtgttgg carries:
- the SPEF1 gene encoding sperm flagellar protein 1; its protein translation is MAHGELDEEALQDLYSWVDAIPLSRPKRNIARDFSDGVLAAEVVKFYFPKMVEMHNYVPANSTQQKLSNWGHLNRKVLNKLNFSIPEDVIRKIAQCSPGVVELVLIPLRQKIEEKQKQAKVSSSSYQELGMRSTLEESNYLDTGYSSKPKTDSTGPYNQDSPGSEKGTKGQAMQTDSTLRLQLAEREQALLACQETVQILQLKIRRLEHLVHLKNVRIDNLSRKMQQMERK